The following coding sequences are from one Campylobacter sp. RM16187 window:
- a CDS encoding 3-isopropylmalate dehydratase, with product MPEFNIAFAKLSHILPFLHTVATIVFVGFQASFWFMAKFFMKDIANNHKRYILVISALKYLGCAVYISLAVIVVTSMLIGEDDYSKVADPMLNTILATKWTVFSFLLINVIYVTYRINRAVKSMKKGEYIELHENLIVVIYYFIPLNVVFALFATYLGIAYRAF from the coding sequence ATGCCTGAATTTAACATAGCTTTTGCAAAACTTAGTCATATTTTGCCATTTTTGCATACGGTCGCTACTATAGTATTTGTAGGTTTTCAAGCCAGCTTTTGGTTTATGGCTAAATTTTTTATGAAAGATATTGCAAACAATCACAAAAGATATATTCTAGTAATCTCTGCGCTAAAATACCTCGGATGTGCGGTTTATATATCCTTAGCAGTGATTGTGGTAACTAGTATGTTAATAGGCGAAGATGACTACTCTAAGGTTGCAGATCCTATGCTAAATACGATTCTAGCTACCAAATGGACCGTGTTTAGCTTCTTGCTAATTAACGTAATATATGTGACTTATAGAATTAATAGAGCGGTAAAATCTATGAAAAAAGGCGAATATATAGAGCTTCACGAAAATTTGATAGTAGTTATATATTACTTTATACCGCTAAATGTCGTATTTGCACTGTTTGCAACCTATCTTGGTATAGCTTATAGGGCGTTTTGA
- a CDS encoding transglycosylase domain-containing protein translates to MRFLSSLFFIIFVSSGAAFIYLYSQIQPDISGIIEYKPKLTTQIYDKNGNLIANLFEENRIYANYDEIPSRVIEALVAIEDTSFFEHGGINPEAITRAIIKDIKAGKLVEGASTITQQLVKNMILTREKKFTRKIQEMIVAMKLEKELTKEQILERYLNQVYLGHGYYGIKAAAKGYFRKELNELTIKEIAILVGLPKAPSAYDPTKHLDLSLGRANNVIWRMNMLGWINEDEYKKAIAEQPIVYDDTLTQNVSPYVVDEVIKEASKIFSDIRVGGYRIETNIDLKVQKMAEDALKFGYSEILKRDKDANASVLNGAIVVTAPKSGEILALVGGVDYSKSSYNRATQSMRQPGSSFKPFIYQIALDLGYSPMSKVADISRVFSSGNEQDWKPKNYSGGFQGYITLKNALRQSRNLATINLLNEIGLDTTYKLISDMEFKNISKDLSMALGSFGISPLEFAKFYSMFPNGGEIVEPQLIRKIINPQNLETAFETRRIQATKPEQAYLMVDMLKTVVNSGTGQNARVKGIQIAGKTGTTNNNIDAWFCGFTPEVEVVIWYGNDNNTPMRKIEGGGRTAAPVFKAFIEQYIKEFPETKRNFIEPEGIFHTMYEGKDELYTKTSPLPKQDAQDNLIKQDNEGMIF, encoded by the coding sequence ATTAGATTTTTATCTTCACTTTTTTTTATAATTTTTGTCTCAAGCGGCGCAGCCTTTATATACCTATATTCTCAAATTCAGCCCGATATAAGTGGAATAATAGAATATAAGCCAAAGCTTACTACACAAATTTATGACAAAAATGGAAATCTGATAGCAAATCTTTTTGAAGAAAATAGAATTTATGCCAATTACGATGAAATTCCATCTCGAGTAATAGAAGCCTTAGTAGCGATAGAAGATACAAGCTTCTTTGAGCACGGAGGCATAAATCCCGAAGCCATAACAAGAGCCATTATAAAAGATATAAAGGCCGGTAAGCTTGTAGAGGGCGCTAGCACAATCACTCAGCAGCTAGTAAAAAATATGATCTTAACCAGAGAAAAGAAATTTACTAGAAAAATACAAGAGATGATTGTGGCGATGAAGCTTGAAAAAGAGCTTACCAAAGAGCAAATTTTAGAAAGATACCTTAATCAAGTATATTTGGGTCACGGATATTACGGTATAAAAGCTGCGGCTAAAGGGTATTTTAGAAAAGAGCTAAACGAGTTAACCATAAAAGAGATAGCTATTTTAGTAGGCTTACCAAAGGCTCCAAGCGCTTATGATCCCACAAAGCACCTTGATCTATCTCTTGGTAGGGCGAACAATGTAATCTGGCGTATGAATATGCTTGGTTGGATAAATGAGGATGAGTATAAAAAAGCCATAGCCGAACAACCTATAGTATATGATGATACTTTAACTCAAAACGTCTCTCCTTATGTGGTGGACGAGGTTATTAAAGAAGCTTCAAAGATATTTAGCGATATTAGAGTTGGCGGATATAGGATAGAGACTAATATCGACCTCAAAGTTCAAAAGATGGCAGAAGATGCACTGAAATTTGGCTATAGTGAAATTTTAAAGCGCGATAAAGACGCCAATGCCTCGGTTTTAAACGGAGCCATCGTCGTAACGGCACCAAAAAGCGGTGAAATTTTAGCCCTAGTTGGCGGAGTTGATTACTCCAAAAGCAGCTACAATAGAGCTACCCAGAGCATGAGACAGCCGGGATCTAGCTTTAAACCATTTATATACCAAATTGCGCTTGATCTAGGCTACTCTCCGATGAGTAAAGTAGCCGACATATCAAGAGTTTTTAGTTCAGGAAACGAGCAAGACTGGAAGCCAAAAAATTATAGCGGTGGATTTCAAGGCTATATAACGCTAAAAAATGCATTAAGACAGTCAAGAAACTTGGCGACTATAAATTTGCTTAACGAAATTGGACTTGATACGACATATAAGCTCATTAGCGATATGGAATTTAAAAATATATCCAAAGATCTATCTATGGCGCTTGGAAGCTTTGGCATATCGCCTTTGGAATTTGCCAAATTTTACTCTATGTTTCCAAATGGTGGAGAGATAGTCGAACCTCAACTTATACGAAAGATTATAAATCCACAAAATTTAGAGACAGCATTTGAGACAAGGCGAATTCAAGCAACAAAGCCGGAGCAAGCATATCTAATGGTAGATATGCTAAAAACGGTTGTAAATAGTGGTACAGGACAAAACGCAAGAGTAAAAGGCATTCAGATAGCTGGCAAGACAGGCACTACAAACAACAATATAGACGCTTGGTTTTGCGGATTTACTCCGGAAGTGGAAGTTGTGATATGGTATGGAAATGACAATAATACGCCTATGAGAAAAATAGAGGGTGGAGGAAGAACGGCTGCGCCGGTATTTAAGGCTTTTATAGAGCAATATATAAAAGAATTTCCCGAGACAAAGAGAAATTTTATAGAACCCGAAGGGATATTTCATACCATGTATGAAGGAAAAGATGAGCTATATACCAAAACTTCTCCGCTTCCTAAACAAGACGCACAGGATAATCTAATCAAGCAAGATAATGAAGGAATGATATTTTAG
- the nuoN gene encoding NADH-quinone oxidoreductase subunit NuoN encodes MNELVFVSLAELNISSVASMLSLIFFALLILCISTFKKDLSKTFYTVLCLIAIMLNLGIVIDHNILSKGFFDLLLVDGISVLSQIIILIASSLFIPLSLSTKRFFEYEISEFYALFLFMIAGFEFMVSSNNLILIFIGLETSSLALYTLIALHNKIKSIEAAIKYFTMGALGSGFFVFGAAMFYMATGSVEINLIADVIKQSGLQGSMIATLGCVFMFGAIGFKLSLIPFHTWVPDVYEGANSPLAGYMSVVPKVAGFIVALRLFEALAHSDIYWVHYMLYISAILTMTLANIMALVQRDVKRMLAFSSIAHAGFVLCAIVIGTSQANVSLFLYWIMFLFANLGAFSMLWVARCDDTVCWDKRFKHPYEKFAGLIKTLPNYAVIMAIFMVALAGIPPFSVFWGKMYLISSAIAGNHVVLAVVMALNSAIAIYYYLKLVVVMFLKEPIVSDKNLYIANTSGALKAIVGFAAITTIGAIFMIDSLLEFIASFVIASGF; translated from the coding sequence ATGAATGAGCTAGTATTCGTAAGCCTAGCAGAGCTAAATATATCCTCAGTCGCCTCAATGCTCTCTTTGATCTTTTTTGCTCTTTTAATTTTATGTATAAGCACATTTAAAAAAGATCTATCAAAGACCTTTTATACAGTGCTTTGTCTGATAGCCATTATGCTAAACCTAGGAATAGTAATAGATCATAATATACTATCAAAAGGTTTTTTTGATCTGTTATTAGTTGATGGCATATCCGTTTTATCTCAGATTATTATTCTGATAGCTTCATCTTTATTTATCCCGCTTTCACTTAGCACTAAGAGGTTTTTTGAATATGAGATAAGTGAATTTTATGCGCTATTTTTATTTATGATAGCCGGATTTGAATTTATGGTTAGTAGTAATAATCTTATTTTGATATTTATAGGACTTGAAACATCTTCTTTGGCGCTTTATACGCTAATTGCGCTTCACAATAAAATAAAGTCAATAGAGGCTGCGATAAAGTACTTTACGATGGGGGCGCTTGGTTCCGGATTTTTTGTATTTGGCGCTGCTATGTTTTATATGGCGACAGGAAGTGTCGAGATAAATTTAATAGCCGATGTGATAAAGCAATCCGGATTGCAAGGCAGTATGATAGCAACTCTTGGATGTGTGTTTATGTTTGGCGCTATTGGATTTAAGCTCTCTTTGATACCTTTTCATACTTGGGTGCCAGATGTCTATGAGGGTGCCAATTCGCCTTTGGCGGGATATATGTCTGTAGTACCAAAAGTGGCTGGATTTATAGTGGCTTTAAGGCTATTTGAGGCGCTTGCTCATTCGGATATATATTGGGTGCATTATATGCTATATATTTCTGCCATTTTGACAATGACTCTTGCCAATATTATGGCTTTAGTTCAAAGAGATGTTAAGAGGATGCTTGCGTTTAGCTCTATTGCACATGCCGGATTTGTGCTTTGTGCCATAGTTATAGGCACTTCTCAAGCAAATGTATCTTTATTTTTGTATTGGATTATGTTTTTGTTTGCAAATTTGGGTGCATTTTCTATGCTTTGGGTTGCAAGATGCGATGATACGGTCTGCTGGGATAAAAGGTTTAAACATCCTTACGAGAAATTTGCAGGACTTATTAAAACACTTCCAAACTATGCGGTGATAATGGCGATTTTTATGGTTGCTTTAGCCGGAATTCCGCCATTTAGCGTATTTTGGGGCAAGATGTATCTGATTTCTTCGGCTATTGCAGGAAATCATGTAGTTTTGGCTGTTGTAATGGCTTTAAATAGCGCGATAGCGATATATTACTATTTAAAGCTAGTTGTCGTGATGTTTTTAAAAGAGCCTATTGTAAGCGATAAAAACCTATATATCGCAAATACATCTGGCGCGCTTAAAGCTATTGTAGGGTTTGCTGCGATAACTACTATAGGAGCTATATTTATGATAGACTCATTACTTGAATTTATCGCAAGTTTCGTGATCGCAAGTGGTTTTTAA
- the maf gene encoding septum formation inhibitor Maf — protein MINLASSSITRAKILEENRVKFKQFSFDFDESGVDKNLKPASYVLKVVQAKKEQFLKEHPNLKNLLFADSAVVCNGKILGKAKDKKEALYMLNLQSDNEAKIITAMIFLGEEFELINISSTTYQFAKFSQDDLNEYIKSNEWQGKAGAMMIEGFNKKYILKKIGNESTARGLNVEQLKVFL, from the coding sequence ATGATAAATCTAGCCTCAAGCTCTATCACAAGAGCTAAAATTTTAGAAGAAAATAGAGTTAAATTCAAGCAGTTTTCTTTTGATTTTGACGAAAGCGGAGTTGATAAAAATTTAAAACCCGCAAGTTATGTTTTAAAAGTAGTTCAAGCGAAAAAAGAGCAATTTTTAAAAGAGCATCCAAATTTAAAAAATCTCCTTTTTGCAGATAGTGCGGTCGTGTGTAACGGTAAAATTTTAGGCAAGGCAAAAGATAAAAAAGAGGCTTTATATATGCTAAATTTACAAAGCGATAATGAAGCTAAAATTATAACAGCCATGATATTTTTAGGTGAAGAATTTGAACTTATTAATATAAGCTCTACAACATATCAATTTGCCAAATTTAGCCAAGATGATTTAAACGAATACATAAAAAGTAACGAATGGCAAGGAAAAGCTGGCGCAATGATGATAGAGGGATTTAATAAAAAATATATATTAAAAAAGATAGGCAATGAAAGCACGGCCAGAGGCTTAAATGTCGAGCAATTAAAGGTCTTTTTATGA
- a CDS encoding tetratricopeptide repeat protein, with amino-acid sequence MKKTFLLLFSPILAFAFSLVLNSGKEGGVTYSILHLKDDSEFACKEEILVYDNKIYTCEIKDKAIPKIDDKILSLVEIKFTQDLNSTKITVAPRANSRLISYQKPLFTTDSVMMVDKNLSKHYSIIIDPLFSEFDKPKMDGINFAPIFKDMKYPSVGALDLNKAPIENPDGHDINSYLSIKKEYESKHYDYVISSSESALRKHQNSIFTSEFMLYRLRALDKIFETKDSHENLSPANMVDEGRAWMKLFASDENYPEVLYLVMKSYLKQDMTSDANYILDILMNEHKDSSWTKSAILEFADRIYNTGKRQDAIRMYEDVLYSSNNIDVASRASLSLVNSSIDDSQFEAAKGYMLKILNANPNYLLNDISKSMDLAGIFRDKNINDVASKIYEILVLNLKKSDDRYEIALKNLALSLVGTKDVEKAYKYLQKYQNEFREGGYIAQVEQGMDRLFFELNETNSTKLHQHYDLLMDKYGKNDIGQKALKEQVALYLKEKKFNDVLRYTNAVRDINDTENDKNLNLAALALANDMIRKDNCKAVVDLVEGYEIRADIEAKFKLFNCFMRMSRHQSAYELAKENITSPDMLDRVEWLVNLSSVLLKMQKYKDVVRVADEALAIAANEEYADVSPVFFDRFDALIKLDRIPDAMATIKAIEDLRENDFRIIEVYAKMSEITQKNKDFLNTVIYAKKAIDMQKRLNINTFSPKVEFDYINALNRLDRLDEALNNLKSILETKLEPVDRVRALAQISEIYIKQKRPQDAKLYLEECVGLNFESSWKSLCSEQIKLVD; translated from the coding sequence ATGAAAAAAACATTTTTACTCTTATTTTCTCCGATACTTGCTTTCGCCTTTTCTTTGGTATTAAATTCCGGCAAAGAGGGCGGAGTGACATATAGCATTCTTCACCTAAAAGACGATAGTGAATTTGCTTGCAAAGAGGAAATTTTAGTCTACGATAATAAAATTTATACATGCGAGATAAAAGATAAAGCGATACCAAAGATAGATGATAAAATTCTCTCTTTAGTAGAGATTAAATTTACTCAGGATTTAAACTCAACAAAGATTACAGTAGCTCCAAGAGCCAATTCTAGGCTAATCTCATACCAAAAGCCGTTGTTTACCACAGATAGCGTAATGATGGTTGATAAAAATTTATCTAAACATTATTCTATTATCATAGATCCGCTTTTTAGTGAATTTGATAAGCCAAAAATGGATGGGATAAATTTCGCTCCGATATTTAAAGATATGAAGTATCCGAGCGTAGGAGCTCTTGATCTAAACAAAGCACCTATCGAAAATCCAGATGGTCATGATATAAATTCATATCTTAGTATTAAAAAAGAGTATGAAAGCAAACATTATGATTATGTTATAAGCAGCAGCGAATCCGCACTTAGAAAGCATCAAAACAGCATTTTTACAAGCGAATTTATGCTCTATAGATTAAGGGCGCTCGATAAAATTTTTGAGACAAAAGATAGTCATGAAAATTTATCGCCTGCAAATATGGTAGATGAGGGTAGGGCTTGGATGAAGCTCTTTGCCTCGGATGAAAACTATCCTGAAGTGCTTTATTTAGTCATGAAATCATATCTCAAGCAAGACATGACAAGTGATGCAAACTATATACTTGATATATTGATGAATGAGCATAAGGACTCTAGCTGGACTAAAAGTGCGATCTTGGAGTTTGCCGACAGGATATATAACACAGGAAAGCGACAAGATGCGATTAGGATGTATGAGGATGTGCTCTATTCGTCTAATAATATTGATGTGGCAAGTAGAGCGTCTTTGAGCTTAGTAAATAGTAGCATAGACGATTCTCAATTTGAAGCCGCCAAAGGATATATGCTAAAAATTTTAAACGCCAATCCAAATTACTTGCTAAACGATATCTCAAAATCAATGGATTTGGCTGGAATTTTTCGAGATAAAAATATCAATGACGTAGCCTCTAAGATATATGAAATTTTGGTCTTAAATTTAAAAAAGAGTGATGATAGATATGAGATAGCTCTTAAAAATTTAGCTCTTAGCCTTGTCGGCACAAAAGATGTAGAGAAGGCTTATAAATATCTGCAAAAATATCAAAATGAGTTTAGAGAGGGCGGATATATAGCTCAGGTTGAGCAGGGTATGGATAGGCTATTTTTTGAGTTAAATGAAACAAACTCTACAAAGCTTCATCAGCACTATGATCTGCTTATGGATAAATACGGCAAAAATGACATAGGTCAAAAGGCTCTAAAAGAGCAGGTTGCCCTATACCTAAAAGAGAAAAAATTCAATGATGTATTACGATATACAAATGCCGTAAGAGATATAAACGACACTGAAAATGATAAAAATTTAAACCTCGCAGCTCTTGCTTTGGCGAATGACATGATAAGAAAGGATAACTGTAAGGCTGTAGTGGATTTAGTGGAAGGCTATGAGATAAGAGCTGATATAGAGGCTAAATTTAAGCTATTTAACTGCTTTATGAGGATGTCTAGACATCAGAGCGCTTATGAGCTAGCTAAAGAGAATATAACATCGCCAGATATGTTAGATAGGGTTGAGTGGCTTGTAAATTTAAGCTCTGTATTGCTTAAAATGCAAAAATATAAAGATGTGGTTCGTGTTGCCGATGAAGCCTTGGCAATAGCTGCAAATGAGGAGTATGCTGATGTATCTCCTGTATTTTTCGACCGCTTTGATGCGCTTATAAAGCTGGATAGAATACCTGATGCAATGGCTACGATAAAGGCCATAGAGGATTTGAGGGAAAATGACTTTAGGATTATTGAAGTGTATGCAAAGATGTCTGAAATCACACAAAAGAACAAAGACTTTTTAAATACTGTAATCTATGCCAAGAAGGCAATAGATATGCAAAAAAGACTAAATATCAATACTTTTAGTCCGAAAGTGGAATTTGATTACATAAACGCTCTTAATAGGCTTGATAGATTGGATGAGGCTCTTAATAATTTAAAAAGTATTTTAGAAACTAAGCTTGAGCCTGTTGATAGAGTAAGGGCACTAGCACAAATTTCAGAAATTTACATTAAGCAAAAACGCCCACAAGATGCTAAGCTATATCTAGAGGAGTGCGTCGGGCTAAATTTTGAAAGCTCTTGGAAAAGCCTATGCTCCGAGCAGATTAAGCTCGTAGATTAG